AGCATTAGGCGCGAGAGAATCTGATATTCGCATTCAATTTTTAATTGAATCAACTTTGACAAGTCTTACGGGAGGATTTGTCGGTTTAGTTTTTGGGATATTCACAGTGTATTTTTTACAGGAATCTTTTGGTTGGACAATTGTTTTATCCTTTCCTTCTATTGGTTTTGCCTTTTTATTCTCAATAACGATAGGAATTATATTCGGGTGGTGGCCATCGGAATATGCTGCTAAGCTGAGTCCTATTGTTGCATTAAGATCTGAATGAATACAGTCATCAATCCTCGAAAAATTCCTCAACAAAAACGTTCCAAAGAACGATATCAGAAAATTGTTGATACAGCTATACATCTATTAGGTGAAGTTGGTTATGATGATTTAACTACGGATTTGATTGCAGAAAAAAGTGGTATATCCGTTGGATCGATTTATCAGTTTTTTCCAAACAAAGAATCAATTATATATTCACATGCTGAGAATTCGTATTTAATTATGCATGATTTATTCTTTGAAAAGGTTACCAAAGAATTAAAGAAGACTAAAAAGTTCACTCCTGAATTTGTCGATTTTACATTATTTGCATTTGAACAAACATTAAATGAAGTGAAAGGTTATCGATTGATCCATTCGATTTTATATACGAATGAAGCCTTATTGCATTTAGATATTGAAAGTAACGAGAGATTTGCAAAAACGTTAGCTGAAAAAGTGATTTTGGTAATGTTTCCAAAAGTGAACAAAAAACGTGCATTTTATATATCACTCATGATTGTTGAGTCTGTTGATTCTGTTATCAAAATTGTGCATCGAACCAAAAAACCATCTGAGAAAAAACAAGTTTTGGCAGAACTAAAGACCTTACTTTTGGTATATTTTTCTACTTTT
The sequence above is a segment of the Leptospira levettii genome. Coding sequences within it:
- a CDS encoding TetR/AcrR family transcriptional regulator, with translation MNTVINPRKIPQQKRSKERYQKIVDTAIHLLGEVGYDDLTTDLIAEKSGISVGSIYQFFPNKESIIYSHAENSYLIMHDLFFEKVTKELKKTKKFTPEFVDFTLFAFEQTLNEVKGYRLIHSILYTNEALLHLDIESNERFAKTLAEKVILVMFPKVNKKRAFYISLMIVESVDSVIKIVHRTKKPSEKKQVLAELKTLLLVYFSTFQ